The genomic DNA ttcatttatttaacacaaattctcagcaagaatttattttttttttgtaaaaataaaaattttaaaattttttaaaataaaattaataataatttttaaataaaaataataaaaattttaataaaaaaattaatattaaaaatatataaaaaaaataatattttatataaaaaaatatattttacttgataaaaattaattattagaaaaagaaatattgtttgttataattttttttaacacaaaaaataaagaaaaatttaatttccgtaattatttttttcaaatatttttaattttaaagttctTGTTATAAGTATacgtaagtaaaaaatattttacttaataaaaatattttacttaataaaaatattttatttaaaaaaataatattgtttttttataaattttttaacacaaaaaaacaaaaaagtttttttgctcAGTTTTTTGCACAAGAAATTTTacgcttaaataaaattttttacttgcaAATCTTGCTTATTATaggcttaaaaaattattatataaaaatacaaaatattttttttttgaaacgatAAAAAACGTTGCGAAACATGTGGCCttcaaaagtgaaaacaaaaatgattAAGAAACAGTTACTCTAAACGCATAgctaatagaaaattttattacatatttaatatacacgaaaaaataattttttataccataaagTGGAAAAGCATATAGTTTTGATATGCTGTAAAGgtagtgcatatatatatatatatatattaatagatATACCGTTATgcatgtaaaatttattaaattgtgcttactatatacatatttatacaaaattgtatgccacaataaaatatataaaatatactgtattaaaataaaatatgcaaaaatattattgtactaCTCACGAAATGCactttaaaatgtattaaatacaataacaacaataacaattaggCAACTAGCTTACATGTACATATCAATACATagatatttgtgtatttgtcatgataaaaagaatatatatttatataactgttGTAAATTACAAATGCGAAAACTATGTCGAATGTGTTGTAACGGTTAACGAATTGATGTAGATTTTTTTCATACACAAGAAAGAGACAATGAAGTtattactatacatatatacatacttattttacaaatgaattacaataaatgaaacattttttgcaataaataatataaaaaaaactttatataagtttttattttttataaaactttatacaagtttttattttttataaaatttttaatatattaattttttagaaacttAAGAAAGGTGTCTTATAGAAAAGTATTTGTTGTGAGGCTACTCAGATTGattaaatgttatatttataGCACTCTCAATCCCTTTACATGCCCATCAATGCTAATTCTACCATCAATCTGAATTCAACATCAAGAGCTTATACCAGTGTAAAGAGATATGcgcatatttttttgtaatgaaaTAGGTAGTGGCGAATCAAACaaataactggtataaatcaaataGGCTGGTATAATCAAATAGAAAGGGGTATATTATTCAAATGTGGTATCCACATActcttttgtaataaaaaaagagtGTCGAATAGAACAAGCAACTGGTATAAAATTAATAGACTGGCATAATCGAATATAAAGAGTTTATAGCGGTctaatgaggtatccgcatactaTTTTCTAATGAAATAGAGAGTGGAAAATTAAAcaagcaactggtataaattaaaTAGACTGGCAGAATCGAATAGAAAGTGGTTATGCCGCTCTAATGAGGTAttggcattattttttttattggaataGATAATGGTGAATCgcacaaacaactggtataaattaaaTGGACTGGCGTAATCGAATATAAAGGGTATATCAGTCTGATATCGCAGTAGGGTggtataaagatatatatagataaagGGTGTATAACATTTGAAAAAGATATCCATACTATTTTCTAATGAAATAGAGAGTGGAAAATTAAAcaagcaactggtataaattaaaTAGATTGTCGATAATTTAATAAAAGGCGGTTATGCCAGTCTAATCAGATAACCGCATACTCtttttgcaattaaatattttaacaaggTAGTGGAGCTCAAACAGCTGTACTTAAATTTTTGAGCCTAATTATGGATATCGCTTATATTTTTTTGGGttgatataatttaataaaaaacttaatttttattcaaaactagCAAAATTGTCTATTTTATAAGCACGACTGCCTCCCATCCAAAGTTtcgttatttttgaaaatttttacaactttgtTCTTCATTAACCCCTATAGtttaatagtttttgaaatattattaaaaaaattttatggccacaaatgttatattatttatttataaatatatttataaatacatatcatattaattaaaaacttaagattaatatttaaaattttttttttaatatttcggataattaaaaatcatttttatttgttttaatttgtatcaatattaatatgttcaaaactgaaaaaaataataataaaaacatgattatcttaacttaaaatattttatgctatttcgctataattaattttatttacactatacatatacatatatataattaaacttAAGCAAAGTGTgcatttttcatatacatatgcacatgtatacatacatacatacacacttgggCATGCGCACACTTTGTCTTTAAGTATTCAAGGTACATTCGCTCATGGTAAAAACTTCGTATTCACAGCGCTATATCACAAAACTATATTTACAATTGATATAACGCCGACGTTTTTTCTaaacattaaaattatgaaaattaagtaataacaataaaaatttcgactagctgcaaaaaaatatgaatataaacgtaaaaatatattaataaaaaaaattaattatacaagTATCTATAAAAATTAGAATAGGCAAACATTATTTTTGTAACTAAAATGGAAATCATATTCTGTAGTTGATGTTTCAGTGCACGAGTGAAAtcggagttaaaaaaaatattgttacaagTAAAATCAAACTCTCTAAATCAATTATGATATTTAATGGCTTTCGGTTAGTCGCCAATCGATTAGCACTATTATAACTGGCTATTTTTTCGTCAGTTGTAAGTTGGTCAAGTTCTGTTGAAGTTTCGGAGCTTTTCACGAACCTAGGCTATATTCAATAAAGTATACTGCAGATTACGAAAGTTAAAAGCTGAATTCTGCTGAGTAAATGTGTGTTGTAAAAGGCCAGCGTGGTTTTATACACTTACAAGACGCCTGATTTTCTGATTCAAAGTTGAAAAAAGTTTACACggttttcagatattttttcGAGTCAAAAGATTAGTACTTAGACCTTCACGCGATTACAAAAGAAAATGGAAGACTGGCGATAACTGTAGGGTTTATGGAAAAAAGGGCTCAAAACACTGCTGGAGAAATACTCAAATGGAACGTTGTTTCCGAGATCCGGAGATCGTCTTCTCCTAGAAAATGTTTCGAAAAATGACCTAGTGCAGTGTTCGTTTGTTTTAGAGTTAGATAACTCTTTATGCTAATACAGATTAGACATTTTCGAAACCTCAGCAAAAATACGATGATTTTCCAATTAGTCGATTATATCTAATTAtctgaattttcaaatttttgtgtCGAATTATAGGTGATTTTTCGTTTGAACGGTCATTATTCTCTGAAGTTCTAACCTCACATTTCCCAGAGAATCAACCAAAAAAGATACATGTTATTAGGATAAGTTAGACCGGCTTAGTCAGTACTAGTTTCAGCTCATCAATTAACTAAACCTCACTTAATAGCATAGAATTCAACTTAATAAGACATAAAGAACTCAacttttctcaaaaacttttaagtaTTTTCCTTTGTTAGAATTCTAATAACtctgttttactttttttcaggTCTTCAAAGTTCCTCTACACGCAGTCTTGGTAAGTAAGAcaaagttttatatatgtatacctgcACAAAATTTATAGCCAACATTTTATTGTCACTGCCTTTTACGTTTTAACTTTCAAATCACTTATTTCCACAGTTAATTTACGactaattttatattgaaagcTTTAACTCATTTTCACAAAACTCCAGTAATATGATTTCATTGGCTTTGTTCAACTGTCTTTGTTGCCATCATGCACTAAATCTAACCTTCATAAAAATCGAACTCATCCTTAGGTCGATACCAATCCTCGGTTGCATGTTCGTAGATCGCTTGTCTCACCAATTGCTCAGCAACATCAAGCGGATGTTGCGACTGTTGGTCTTTTACCGATTCCATTGAATCTGCTGCTTGCGCGTCATCATTATCATCGTCGAAATCCCTTTCTTCAGCCATAGTCTCAAAATCATCCATACGTTCGGAACGTGGACTACGCGATGTGGCGCGAAACTCTGACGGTATGCCATAGCATTTACAGATACAGCATGAGGGAAAACGAAACCAATCGGAGAATATGCCGCGACATTCATTGTGCGGATCGTAGGCTAATAAACGATGTAGACGATATTGTTGTTCACAGCGGCAACCCTCTCGACAATACATCTGTCGATTTTCATGCGTGCATTTCTCCCAATGCACATACTGCTCGAAGGGGTAGAGATTTAGGAGTGCCAACACCTCACCGCGTGTATTGTTGGCCCAAAAGGGCGCGACCACTTCTTCCTTTACGGGACAGGCattactggaaagtgaaaagaGGGCAAgataaatttagtaaatttttagtatttttatggAATATTAATTTTGTGTAGTATTTGTGTTTGAAGACAGGAGGTTCAAGAAGCTCTCTCTTGAAAGTTCAGATACAAATCTATCAGGTTTGATTTTAGACATCCTCTTTTCGTTGTGTGATTTGATGTTATCCTGCAATGGATAGCCTAACAAATTTGTATTGTAGTTCGCgccataatttttgttttcatttcggGTAAATACGCGGTggttttttcattcaaaaaacagaagttttataaaaaaaaatgccgaCAAATTTTTTTCTGACCGAAATTTGTACCCTAACCAATTGTGTATATCTTTCTTAGAGTGAGAActaatgttgtttttgtaaacagAGTTGCATTTGTCATGCGTTTTTTAAAAGACCAGAGTCAAGAGAAGCAAAGGGCTTCTTAAACTAAAGTCTTGTATTACTATTTTCCGACCACCCCTTCTAAAATCAGATTTAACAGACTCGACCAATTTAATTGCCATCTAATACCATCCATCACAATATTTCACTTACATGCCGCGCATATTGGGACCCGGTTTCACCTCTTGCTTTAGCGCATCTTGATACAATTGGCCATCGCGCAGCACTGGTTTCGTTGACGCAGCCGCTGTAGCACTGACTGGCGTAGTCTGCGTTGGCGCAGCTTGCGCTGTTTGTAGCGGCGCCAATTGTGGTCTCTGAATTTTCTCACTGGCAAACAGTTCAGTGTGTGGAGCTGACGGTGCTGCCTCTGCACCGGTTGTTGCCACACTTGGCGAGCTTGTAGTCTTAGCAGCCGAAGACAGTTCGGCTTGCGTAGATGTAAACCTCGTTGCGTCTGTGGTTGATGGTGTCTGTTCGATTGTTGTCACTGCCGGCAGATCGGCTTTATTCTCACCgttattatattgatatttatttttagtcagCTCATATTTCAGCTGTGCATTGCTTGCTAATGTTGCGGCTGCCGTCGCTGTTGCCGTTACGGTTGCTGTGATGTCCGTTGCGGCGTTCGTAGCGCCAATGCTTGACAGCGTCGGCTCATTATCGGTGTCTGTTGTGACGTCTGTATCGTCGTACGCCGCTTTCAAGGCTTGTGTTgcggtgctgttgttgttattgtacacGGGTGCTATTGCCGTGGCGCTTTGTGTACGTTCACTTTCGTTGGTTGGTTTTGATTTTAATATCGAACTTTCTTTTATGGCGCTCGTATCGGCATTTGTTGGCAGCGGTTTATTCACTTGTTGCAGTTTGAGTTTTTGTGTTGGCTGTTGGCCAGGTCGTTGACGTTCCACTTGTGGTttaagttgttgttgcagtggTGTGGGCGCCACCGGCGCCGGTGAGGCCGGTATTGCACCGGCTGCCGGTCTCATCTTGGTTGCCAGCGTGGAAACCACTTTAAGTGTGGTCGATATGGTGGCTGTCTCGGAATGATTTCTTTCTTCTGTCAATGGTTTTTGCATTTGTCCGAGTTGTGGTGATTCGACGATCTGTATGTTGTCGCCCATATTTATTGACGCGTCCTGTAGTGTGGGTATCTCGTAGACACTGTTCGATGCAAGATTACCATCGTCTTCGGGTATTTCGAGTATAGTTTCTTCGTGTAACACTAACTCTTCAGGTTGTTCTACATTTTCCACTAGTGGCGGCGGTTCTGCTGTGGTAGTTGTTGTAGTCGTGCGTCGGCGTAACGACGAATGTGTCGGTCTATTACGGTTAACATAAACATTGATGCGTCGTCTATGTCCACCACCATTTGGATTGCCGTTAATTCTACGTCTTAGTGCGCCGTTCGGAATTTTCACTGGACGTTCTTCGGCTTCCATTTTCGCTTCCACTACGGTAACCTCACTGGTTGTACTGCCAGTTTCGTCCGGTAAGGCTgtcgttgtagttgttgttgaggAGACCGGTCGAAAATGCGGTTCCATCACCACATCATTGTTTTTAATACTACTAAATTCCTCGCGCGGTGCTTGCATATATTTGGCCGCGCGTGCTCTATGCGGCTCCTTCGAGTAACGTTCGGCGGCCACTTCGACATCATCCACATCGATCTCGTTGTTGAGTATCTCGTCGCGCAACACTGAAATATGTTTCACATCGCCATACATGCGTTTCATGAGTCCATGGTTTTCGTGCACAAAACGACGTACTGCATGCCAAGGATATGCCGAACCGGGTAGATGACAGTAGGCTTGTCGTGTCAGATCGCACGGTATGGTGGCTAACATTTGTGCTCTTCCACGTCGCGATAGTTTAGTTCCTTGTGTGCTACACGAGTTGGCCGAATCAAAACCGAAACCCGCAGTCGTTGTACTGATGGCGACGATGAAGACCAAAAGAAAGATGATATTTGTCTGCAATAGAAGATGGAAATTTAATGCAACTATAATATCTAAAgcttagtatttattttatacactgTTGTAAATCGAGTCTACGCAATCTGAATTAAATCTCGTAAAGTTATACTTTATTTcaaactttatttctttttaccaCTTGCTTTTTATTTCCGTTTTTTAATAAGTGCAGAATATGTTTGCTGCCGAACAATGATGGTCTCATCCTGAAAATGACAGTTCAGAGTTCCATGAATCTACTTATagcaaaagaaagaaattttattgaagtGAAGCAATAAAGTACCATGTAGACTCCATATTCCAGCAAGTCCGAACGGCAAACATTAAGTATCTTTCTCTTTTTCTCGATAGAAATTTCTCTAGTTTGCTTTAAGGATTTTTCCTCTGGTGGAGTTTCTTCAATAAGTGGCTAGAAATGTAGCAATATGATCACCTAAAGTCTACCTATATCCTCTTATCTTGTGATAAGATTCAGTAGCATAtattcacttaaaactttaaacgcgtttttcttgaaactgtgtgtttcaaagtcggttgtcaagatttctcgcgagctactcaaccgatcttaatgcaattttatacaGCAAAAAAACTTCGAGAAATTTTCCACacaatttgcatgtttttgtaaaaacatctgtcaaaaataatataatttttacttggTGTATTTTTTCTCATTCCGAAAactagttaatggtcttagttcaaacacgtatatttttctttttacttttactg from Bactrocera oleae isolate idBacOlea1 chromosome 3, idBacOlea1, whole genome shotgun sequence includes the following:
- the spz4 gene encoding protein spaetzle 4; translation: MEYINMDKRFKISKTLITNIIFLLVFIVAISTTTAGFGFDSANSCSTQGTKLSRRGRAQMLATIPCDLTRQAYCHLPGSAYPWHAVRRFVHENHGLMKRMYGDVKHISVLRDEILNNEIDVDDVEVAAERYSKEPHRARAAKYMQAPREEFSSIKNNDVVMEPHFRPVSSTTTTTTALPDETGSTTSEVTVVEAKMEAEERPVKIPNGALRRRINGNPNGGGHRRRINVYVNRNRPTHSSLRRRTTTTTTTAEPPPLVENVEQPEELVLHEETILEIPEDDGNLASNSVYEIPTLQDASINMGDNIQIVESPQLGQMQKPLTEERNHSETATISTTLKVVSTLATKMRPAAGAIPASPAPVAPTPLQQQLKPQVERQRPGQQPTQKLKLQQVNKPLPTNADTSAIKESSILKSKPTNESERTQSATAIAPVYNNNNSTATQALKAAYDDTDVTTDTDNEPTLSSIGATNAATDITATVTATATAAATLASNAQLKYELTKNKYQYNNGENKADLPAVTTIEQTPSTTDATRFTSTQAELSSAAKTTSSPSVATTGAEAAPSAPHTELFASEKIQRPQLAPLQTAQAAPTQTTPVSATAAASTKPVLRDGQLYQDALKQEVKPGPNMRGINACPVKEEVVAPFWANNTRGEVLALLNLYPFEQYVHWEKCTHENRQMYCREGCRCEQQYRLHRLLAYDPHNECRGIFSDWFRFPSCCICKCYGIPSEFRATSRSPRSERMDDFETMAEERDFDDDNDDAQAADSMESVKDQQSQHPLDVAEQLVRQAIYEHATEDWYRPKDEFDFYEG